A window from Bombus fervidus isolate BK054 chromosome 12, iyBomFerv1, whole genome shotgun sequence encodes these proteins:
- the LOC139992673 gene encoding uncharacterized protein, which translates to MKMCSTSPKGNCIREVNRILEASSLVTCAISSNSNCCGKDLKEEEEVKSIIQEEDDILPSNYLDKNIFGLLISALEETLIEASEQNVLWVQKCRFNGLDYIAEFLWNRNPRRPKIYTPPLNVFDIPLFKEYLRSHPRPYYPKSWLWSEDEAALHIQKYVRGWLVRKRADVQEMRKFWKDIAVKSLFGKKEIYSVQFQRPLDKKQDDTKHEIIDEDFIRCEKYRSSIAHTYNPMRILNEKRMF; encoded by the exons ATGAAAATGTGTTCGACGTCGCCAAAAGGAAATTGCATTCGTGAAGTGAATAGAATATTGGAAGCATCAAGTTTGGTTACTTGCGCGATATCAAGTAATTCGAATTGTTGTGGTAAAGATCTtaaggaagaggaggaagtAAAAAGTATCATCCAAGAAGAGGATGATATATTGCCTTCGAATTatcttgataaaaatatttttggttTGTTAATATCTGCATTGGAAGAAACACTTATCGAAGCATCTGAACAGAACGTTCTTTGG GTCCAGAAATGTCGTTTTAACGGTCTCGATTATATCGCGGAATTTTTATGGAATCGGAATCCACGTCGTCCGAAAATATATACACCGCCTTTAAACGTATTTGATATACCgctatttaaagaatatttacgTTCACA tcCTAGACCTTATTATCCAAAATCGTGGTTATGGTCTGAAGATGAAGCGGCGTTGCacatacaaaaatatgttCGCGGTTGGCTTGTGAGAAAACGTGCGGATGTTCAAGAAATGAGGAAATTTTGGAAG GATATTGCGGTTAAGAGTCTCTTTGGCAAAAAGGAGATTTATTCTGTACAGTTTCAAAGACCTTTAG ATAAGAAACAAGACGATACAAAGCATGAAATAATCGATGAAGATTTTATTCGTTGTGAAAAATATCGGTCGTCAATTGCGCACACATATAACCCAATGcgaa
- the Tmf gene encoding TATA element modulatory factor isoform X1 → MSWFDATGFANLAKSALKEAQKTIDKALDIKDEDQKSLESHSEDTTDFFASWGIKSDVHHNVQPHHDKSKAPKQEATSSIWGSFTGSFFESPKFNEPEQNAKAIIHSKSLQSTPTESIKKLVSSSSFSEDYKSKPSSPKKKCKQAKNYKEKNTNDRIENVPSQDVSNTSDFNELKQLPPTETIDTSTTFDKDDRINDCPKIIEYSSEEKKDIDVKEKDEKLESEKKETCEHDLDSPASTSNKLSFVSPENDKKSSESIEILGSRSNTDCTTTPELDGSPSAKGTKVNSESIEVLPDSMVTSPSSGVEVLEDWKSDSSPYLSPMEQRHSDSSSILDRDDTVTPCWDDINVPQIMNKENEINPSPSDISLYEPPMEKIKTSHENLCMSSMDSTPSTDIYQGLGSHLYKSVSSNHSIKASPESIEVIPYTDDERDETNLAEDSYTSASESTIVTMLEMHQQKDQANNEMETSSSISVGEKVQDSSSDDKLTLKKASTDTRLNLNLDSVTEKHNLHLPIEAITTQPIRKPEYFDGAGQISKPDRKSFDRLMNSTIEPAETECYSTSEIIHPFKSEMAEISDQHLISTDSSCEGTLIGSSEENPQYKSEERILQAPLNSSSYVKTMLEDAMIEKAGEIETEVQGTEMPRENSPISSESRSDLIKIGSDQTSGHTSGDELETTTSSDIEVISRYSPNGDSSSTQSRQKLQSTRGCDLLMRTLKTKGHSRELSEISVGSDETNVEIEKLLKRIQEMTEILEARESKLIDVSRMNMELHEQNNNLKKQLDNFEKHAEQSQSINQITDEYTQRLSALERKFQQAIRERDSLRKNLEQLKVEAATRLSSQELSTLNAEKDEIIKELRDEGEKLSKQQLQHSNIIKKLRVKEKENDALIKSQKEQIEEQSSELERLKRSLRAKEEVELSQIDAVYSLTARTKTLEKEVATLQKQLENAIQNAETYKKNLDTTKTELSETKKILTATESELKEATANAGESCQLLVQVEELKIKLRESEEMHVKKEEFLKHENSELLKRLEAAEARSEELSESVSTATKPLLRQLEQLQANLLHKTNSFMKQEKTLSDKNIELQTKIENLLEIDRYLKEENVNLKSKMSQLEAKLAAKENERMRLQELYDELVVQKDKLAEQNMRQRQTIESLDQSHTSEIMELKREIIALENKLSIEKAATDAEKRKNHAMSEQQQNIEDNERLSPTPSTERDSANTIDSIWPLYNSTVENKAESYTMTFDTIRAGSSSTSIFENLQAQLKQKDGEIQQLQWELSRRNIERDVLNSELSTLTLKIEELNVKVMDVAVLNESLREIQTRYDALLQMYGEKMEENQELRLDLQDVKEMYKTQIDQLLKRDA, encoded by the exons atgaGCTGGTTTGATGCCACTGGATTTGCCAATTTGGCTAAGTCCGCACTAAAAGAAGCTCAAAAGACAATTGATAAAGCATTAGATATTAAAGATGAGGATCAGAAATCGTTGGAAAGCCACTCAGAAGATACAACAGATTTTTTTGCATCATGGGGGATAAAGAGTGATGTTCATCATAATGTACAACCACATCATGATAAATCTAAAGCACCTAAACAAGAAGCCACAAGCAGTATATGGGGCAGTTTTACTGGATCATTTTTTGAATCACCTAAATTTAATGAACCAGAACAAAATGCTAAAGCTATTATTCATTCTAAGTCTTTGCAAAGTACACCCACTGAAAGTATCAAGAAGCTTGTATCTTCGTCATCATTCTCAGAAGATTATAAAAGTAAACCATCGAGTCCCAAGAAAAAGTGTAAACAAgcaaaaaattacaaagaaaagaatactAATGATCGGATCGAAAATGTTCCTAGCCAAGATGTTTCGAATACATCTGATTTCAATGAATTAAAGCAACTTCCCCCAACTGAAACAATTGATACAAGTACAACTTTTGACAAAGATGACAGGATTAATGATTGTcctaaaataattgaatattcttcagaggaaaaaaaagatattgatGTTAAggagaaagatgaaaaattagaatctgaaaaaaaagaaacttgtGAACATGATTTAGATTCACCTGCATCTACatcaaataaattatcttttgTATCTccagaaaatgataaaaagagTTCAGAGAGCATTGAAATTCTGGGTTCTCGATCTAATACTGATTGTACTACAACTCCCGAATTGGATGGTAGCCCATCTGCAAAAGGTACCAAAGTTAATTCAGAATCGATAGAAGTATTACCAGACAGTATGGTTACATCTCCAAGTTCTGGAGTAGAAGTATTAGAAGATTGGAAAAGCGATTCTAGCCCTTATTTATCTCCCATGGAGCAAAGACACTCTGATTCATCGTCTATTTTAGATAGAGATGATACAGTGACCCCTTGCTGGGATGATATCAATGTCCCACAGATtatgaataaagaaaatgaaataaatccaTCACCTTCTGATATTTCTCTGTATGAACCTCCGATGGAGAAAATCAAAACATCACACGAAAATTTATGTATGAGCAGTATGGATAGCACACCATCAACGGATATTTATCAAGGTCTTGGATCACATTTATACAAAAGTGTATCCAGTAACCATTCAATAAAAGCTTCACCAGAAAGCATAGAAGTAATACCTTACACTGATGATGAGagagatgaaacaaatttggCAGAAGATTCTTATACTTCTGCATCAGAAAGTACAATTGTAACAATGTTAGAAATGCATCAGCAGAAAGACCAAGCGAACAATGAAATGGAAACTTCTAGTAGTATTTCAGTAGGTGAAAAAGTACAGGATTCGAGTTCAGATGATAAGTTAACATTGAAAAAAGCTAGCACAGATACAAGACTAAATTTGAATCTAGATTCTGTAACCGAAAAGCATAATTTACATTTGCCGATTGAAGCAATTACAACGCAACCGATTCGTAAGCCAGAATATTTTGATGGAGCAGGTCAAATATCCAAACCCGATCGAAAAAGTTTCGATCGGTTAATGAATTCAACTATAGAACCTGCAGAAACAGAATGTTATTCTACCAGCGAAATTATTCATCCGTTTAAATCGGAAATGGCAGAAATTTCAGATCAGCATTTGATTTCAACAGACTCAAGTTGTGAAGGAACCTTGATAGGGAGTTCAGAAGAAAATCCACAGTATAAATCagaagaaagaattttacaagCACCTTTAAATTCTAGTTCTTACGTAAAGACAATGTTAGAAGATGCGATGATCGAAAAAGCAGGTGAAATCGAAACAGAAGTACAAGGCACGGAAATGCCTCGAGAAAATTCACCTATTTCATCAGAAAG TCGGTCCGATCTAATTAAAATTGGTTCAGATCAAACCAGTGGTCACACTAGTGGTGATGAATTAGAAACCACTACTTCTAGCGATATCGAAGTTATATCCAGGTACAG tCCAAATGGTGATTCGAGTTCGACACAATCGCGACAGAAATTGCAATCAACAAGAGGTTGTGATCTTTTAATGAGAACATTAAAAACTAAAGGACATTCGAGGGAATTGAGCGAAATCAGCGTTGGATCTGATGAAACGAACGTtgagatagaaaaattattgaaacgtATACAAGAGATGACGGAAATATTAGAAGCTAGGGAATCGAAACTCATCGATGTTAGTAGAATGAATATGGAATTACacgaacaaaataataatttaaagaa gCAACTTGATAACTTTGAAAAACACGCAGAACAGAGCCAAAGCATAAATCAAATCACTGATGAATATACACAACGATTATCTGctttagaaagaaaatttcagcAAGCAATACGAGAACGAGATTCGCTAAGAAAGAATTTGGAACAGTTAAAAGTCGAAGCAGCTACACGTCTATCGTCTCAAGAACTGTCTACTCTGAATGCTGAGAAAGATGAAATTATTAAGGAACTTCGAGATGAAGGTGAAAAATTAAGTAAACAGCAGCTTCAACACAGTAACATTATCAAAAAATTGCgagttaaagaaaaagaaaatgatgcCTTAATAAAAAGTCAAAA AGAGCAAATAGAAGAACAATCCTCAGAATTGGAACGTTTAAAAAGATCATTGCGTGCAAAAGAGGAAGTTGAATTATCTCAGATAGATGCTGTTTACTCGTTAACAGCACGAACAAAAACACTGGAAAAGGAAGTAGCAACGTTACAAAAGCAATTGGAAAATGCAATACAAAATGCAGAAacgtataaaaagaatttagaTACTACAAAAAC ggAGCTAtctgaaacgaagaaaattttaactGCAACAGAATCAGAGTTAAAGGAAGCAACGGCTAATGCTGGAGAATCATGTCAATTACTTGTGCAAGTAGAAGAATTGAAAATCAAATTAAGGGAATCTGAGGAAATGCATGTCAA GAAGGAAGAATTTTTGAAACACGAAAATAGCGAATTACTAAAGCGCTTAGAAGCTGCTGAAGCTAGAAGCGAGGAACTTTCGGAATCGGTATCAACGGCCACAAAACCTTTACTGAGACAACTGGAACAGCTCCAAGCAAATTTGTTACACAAAACTAATAGTTTTATGAAACAAGAGAAAACATTATCAGACAAAAATATCGAGTTGcaaacaaaaatagaaaatttactcGAAATAGATCGTTATCTTAAGGAAGAGAATGTTAATTTAAAGTCTAAAATGTCTCAATTAGAAGCTAAGCTTGCtgcgaaagaaaacgaaagaatgcGGTTACAAGAATTGTATGATGAGTTGGTAGTACAAAAGGATAAGCTTGCTGAACAAAATATGag GCAACGACAAACGATAGAAAGCCTCGATCAATCTCATACTTCGGAAATAATGGAGTTAAAACGAGAAATTATTGCGTTAGAGAATAAATTATCTATAGAAAAAGCAGCTACAGACgcagaaaaaaggaaaaatcatGCAATGTcagaacaacaacaaaatatTGAAGACAACGAACGACTTAGTCCTACCCCTAGCACAGAACGAGATTCTGCGAATACCATAGACAGTATTTGGCCG TTGTACAATTCTACTGTCGAAAACAAAGCTGAAAGCTATACAATGACGTTCGACACTATCAGAGCGGGTTCTAGTAGTACttctatatttgaaaatttacaagCTCAATTGAAACAAAAGGATG GTGAAATACAACAACTTCAGTGGGAGTTATCACGGCGTAATATAGAAAGAGACGTGTTAAATTCAGAGTTA
- the Tmf gene encoding TATA element modulatory factor isoform X2 has protein sequence MSWFDATGFANLAKSALKEAQKTIDKALDIKDEDQKSLESHSEDTTDFFASWGIKSDVHHNVQPHHDKSKAPKQEATSSIWGSFTGSFFESPKFNEPEQNAKAIIHSKSLQSTPTESIKKLVSSSSFSEDYKSKPSSPKKKCKQAKNYKEKNTNDRIENVPSQDVSNTSDFNELKQLPPTETIDTSTTFDKDDRINDCPKIIEYSSEEKKDIDVKEKDEKLESEKKETCEHDLDSPASTSNKLSFVSPENDKKSSESIEILGSRSNTDCTTTPELDGSPSAKGTKVNSESIEVLPDSMVTSPSSGVEVLEDWKSDSSPYLSPMEQRHSDSSSILDRDDTVTPCWDDINVPQIMNKENEINPSPSDISLYEPPMEKIKTSHENLCMSSMDSTPSTDIYQGLGSHLYKSVSSNHSIKASPESIEVIPYTDDERDETNLAEDSYTSASESTIVTMLEMHQQKDQANNEMETSSSISVGEKVQDSSSDDKLTLKKASTDTRLNLNLDSVTEKHNLHLPIEAITTQPIRKPEYFDGAGQISKPDRKSFDRLMNSTIEPAETECYSTSEIIHPFKSEMAEISDQHLISTDSSCEGTLIGSSEENPQYKSEERILQAPLNSSSYVKTMLEDAMIEKAGEIETEVQGTEMPRENSPISSESRSDLIKIGSDQTSGHTSGDELETTTSSDIEVISSPNGDSSSTQSRQKLQSTRGCDLLMRTLKTKGHSRELSEISVGSDETNVEIEKLLKRIQEMTEILEARESKLIDVSRMNMELHEQNNNLKKQLDNFEKHAEQSQSINQITDEYTQRLSALERKFQQAIRERDSLRKNLEQLKVEAATRLSSQELSTLNAEKDEIIKELRDEGEKLSKQQLQHSNIIKKLRVKEKENDALIKSQKEQIEEQSSELERLKRSLRAKEEVELSQIDAVYSLTARTKTLEKEVATLQKQLENAIQNAETYKKNLDTTKTELSETKKILTATESELKEATANAGESCQLLVQVEELKIKLRESEEMHVKKEEFLKHENSELLKRLEAAEARSEELSESVSTATKPLLRQLEQLQANLLHKTNSFMKQEKTLSDKNIELQTKIENLLEIDRYLKEENVNLKSKMSQLEAKLAAKENERMRLQELYDELVVQKDKLAEQNMRQRQTIESLDQSHTSEIMELKREIIALENKLSIEKAATDAEKRKNHAMSEQQQNIEDNERLSPTPSTERDSANTIDSIWPLYNSTVENKAESYTMTFDTIRAGSSSTSIFENLQAQLKQKDGEIQQLQWELSRRNIERDVLNSELSTLTLKIEELNVKVMDVAVLNESLREIQTRYDALLQMYGEKMEENQELRLDLQDVKEMYKTQIDQLLKRDA, from the exons atgaGCTGGTTTGATGCCACTGGATTTGCCAATTTGGCTAAGTCCGCACTAAAAGAAGCTCAAAAGACAATTGATAAAGCATTAGATATTAAAGATGAGGATCAGAAATCGTTGGAAAGCCACTCAGAAGATACAACAGATTTTTTTGCATCATGGGGGATAAAGAGTGATGTTCATCATAATGTACAACCACATCATGATAAATCTAAAGCACCTAAACAAGAAGCCACAAGCAGTATATGGGGCAGTTTTACTGGATCATTTTTTGAATCACCTAAATTTAATGAACCAGAACAAAATGCTAAAGCTATTATTCATTCTAAGTCTTTGCAAAGTACACCCACTGAAAGTATCAAGAAGCTTGTATCTTCGTCATCATTCTCAGAAGATTATAAAAGTAAACCATCGAGTCCCAAGAAAAAGTGTAAACAAgcaaaaaattacaaagaaaagaatactAATGATCGGATCGAAAATGTTCCTAGCCAAGATGTTTCGAATACATCTGATTTCAATGAATTAAAGCAACTTCCCCCAACTGAAACAATTGATACAAGTACAACTTTTGACAAAGATGACAGGATTAATGATTGTcctaaaataattgaatattcttcagaggaaaaaaaagatattgatGTTAAggagaaagatgaaaaattagaatctgaaaaaaaagaaacttgtGAACATGATTTAGATTCACCTGCATCTACatcaaataaattatcttttgTATCTccagaaaatgataaaaagagTTCAGAGAGCATTGAAATTCTGGGTTCTCGATCTAATACTGATTGTACTACAACTCCCGAATTGGATGGTAGCCCATCTGCAAAAGGTACCAAAGTTAATTCAGAATCGATAGAAGTATTACCAGACAGTATGGTTACATCTCCAAGTTCTGGAGTAGAAGTATTAGAAGATTGGAAAAGCGATTCTAGCCCTTATTTATCTCCCATGGAGCAAAGACACTCTGATTCATCGTCTATTTTAGATAGAGATGATACAGTGACCCCTTGCTGGGATGATATCAATGTCCCACAGATtatgaataaagaaaatgaaataaatccaTCACCTTCTGATATTTCTCTGTATGAACCTCCGATGGAGAAAATCAAAACATCACACGAAAATTTATGTATGAGCAGTATGGATAGCACACCATCAACGGATATTTATCAAGGTCTTGGATCACATTTATACAAAAGTGTATCCAGTAACCATTCAATAAAAGCTTCACCAGAAAGCATAGAAGTAATACCTTACACTGATGATGAGagagatgaaacaaatttggCAGAAGATTCTTATACTTCTGCATCAGAAAGTACAATTGTAACAATGTTAGAAATGCATCAGCAGAAAGACCAAGCGAACAATGAAATGGAAACTTCTAGTAGTATTTCAGTAGGTGAAAAAGTACAGGATTCGAGTTCAGATGATAAGTTAACATTGAAAAAAGCTAGCACAGATACAAGACTAAATTTGAATCTAGATTCTGTAACCGAAAAGCATAATTTACATTTGCCGATTGAAGCAATTACAACGCAACCGATTCGTAAGCCAGAATATTTTGATGGAGCAGGTCAAATATCCAAACCCGATCGAAAAAGTTTCGATCGGTTAATGAATTCAACTATAGAACCTGCAGAAACAGAATGTTATTCTACCAGCGAAATTATTCATCCGTTTAAATCGGAAATGGCAGAAATTTCAGATCAGCATTTGATTTCAACAGACTCAAGTTGTGAAGGAACCTTGATAGGGAGTTCAGAAGAAAATCCACAGTATAAATCagaagaaagaattttacaagCACCTTTAAATTCTAGTTCTTACGTAAAGACAATGTTAGAAGATGCGATGATCGAAAAAGCAGGTGAAATCGAAACAGAAGTACAAGGCACGGAAATGCCTCGAGAAAATTCACCTATTTCATCAGAAAG TCGGTCCGATCTAATTAAAATTGGTTCAGATCAAACCAGTGGTCACACTAGTGGTGATGAATTAGAAACCACTACTTCTAGCGATATCGAAGTTATATCCAG tCCAAATGGTGATTCGAGTTCGACACAATCGCGACAGAAATTGCAATCAACAAGAGGTTGTGATCTTTTAATGAGAACATTAAAAACTAAAGGACATTCGAGGGAATTGAGCGAAATCAGCGTTGGATCTGATGAAACGAACGTtgagatagaaaaattattgaaacgtATACAAGAGATGACGGAAATATTAGAAGCTAGGGAATCGAAACTCATCGATGTTAGTAGAATGAATATGGAATTACacgaacaaaataataatttaaagaa gCAACTTGATAACTTTGAAAAACACGCAGAACAGAGCCAAAGCATAAATCAAATCACTGATGAATATACACAACGATTATCTGctttagaaagaaaatttcagcAAGCAATACGAGAACGAGATTCGCTAAGAAAGAATTTGGAACAGTTAAAAGTCGAAGCAGCTACACGTCTATCGTCTCAAGAACTGTCTACTCTGAATGCTGAGAAAGATGAAATTATTAAGGAACTTCGAGATGAAGGTGAAAAATTAAGTAAACAGCAGCTTCAACACAGTAACATTATCAAAAAATTGCgagttaaagaaaaagaaaatgatgcCTTAATAAAAAGTCAAAA AGAGCAAATAGAAGAACAATCCTCAGAATTGGAACGTTTAAAAAGATCATTGCGTGCAAAAGAGGAAGTTGAATTATCTCAGATAGATGCTGTTTACTCGTTAACAGCACGAACAAAAACACTGGAAAAGGAAGTAGCAACGTTACAAAAGCAATTGGAAAATGCAATACAAAATGCAGAAacgtataaaaagaatttagaTACTACAAAAAC ggAGCTAtctgaaacgaagaaaattttaactGCAACAGAATCAGAGTTAAAGGAAGCAACGGCTAATGCTGGAGAATCATGTCAATTACTTGTGCAAGTAGAAGAATTGAAAATCAAATTAAGGGAATCTGAGGAAATGCATGTCAA GAAGGAAGAATTTTTGAAACACGAAAATAGCGAATTACTAAAGCGCTTAGAAGCTGCTGAAGCTAGAAGCGAGGAACTTTCGGAATCGGTATCAACGGCCACAAAACCTTTACTGAGACAACTGGAACAGCTCCAAGCAAATTTGTTACACAAAACTAATAGTTTTATGAAACAAGAGAAAACATTATCAGACAAAAATATCGAGTTGcaaacaaaaatagaaaatttactcGAAATAGATCGTTATCTTAAGGAAGAGAATGTTAATTTAAAGTCTAAAATGTCTCAATTAGAAGCTAAGCTTGCtgcgaaagaaaacgaaagaatgcGGTTACAAGAATTGTATGATGAGTTGGTAGTACAAAAGGATAAGCTTGCTGAACAAAATATGag GCAACGACAAACGATAGAAAGCCTCGATCAATCTCATACTTCGGAAATAATGGAGTTAAAACGAGAAATTATTGCGTTAGAGAATAAATTATCTATAGAAAAAGCAGCTACAGACgcagaaaaaaggaaaaatcatGCAATGTcagaacaacaacaaaatatTGAAGACAACGAACGACTTAGTCCTACCCCTAGCACAGAACGAGATTCTGCGAATACCATAGACAGTATTTGGCCG TTGTACAATTCTACTGTCGAAAACAAAGCTGAAAGCTATACAATGACGTTCGACACTATCAGAGCGGGTTCTAGTAGTACttctatatttgaaaatttacaagCTCAATTGAAACAAAAGGATG GTGAAATACAACAACTTCAGTGGGAGTTATCACGGCGTAATATAGAAAGAGACGTGTTAAATTCAGAGTTA